The following coding sequences lie in one Panicum virgatum strain AP13 chromosome 6N, P.virgatum_v5, whole genome shotgun sequence genomic window:
- the LOC120680044 gene encoding leucine-rich repeat receptor-like protein kinase PEPR1, translated as MEGVYLHYNQLSGSIPVSVGEMTSLTALWLYGNILSGVLPASIGNCTKLEDLYLDENQLSGSLPETLSRIKSLRNFDATTNGFTGEISFRFENCKLEIFSLSFNNIKGEIPSWLGNCRSLTTLGFVNNSMSGKIPASLGLLSNLTYLLLSQNSLSRPIPPEIGNCRLLEWLELDANQLEGTVPKEFANLRILSKLFLFENHLVGEFPENIWSIPTLESVLIYSNSFMGKLPAVLAELKSLQNITLFDNFFTGSYHRSWVLIVIWSR; from the coding sequence ATGGAGGGCGTGTACCTCCATTACAATCAACTCAGTGGTTCGATCCCTGTCTCGGTTGGTGAAATGACAAGCCTCACGGCCTTGTGGCTGTATGGGAATATATTGTCTGGAGTTTTGCCCGCTTCAATTGGCAACTGCACCAAATTAGAGGACCTCTATCTGGACGAGAATCAACTGAGCGGCAGTCTTCCAGAAACCTTGAGCAGGATCAAAAGCCTCAGAAATTTTGATGCCACAACCAATGGCTTCACAGGAGAGATCTCTTTTAGATTTGAGAATTGCAAGTTAGAAATattcagcttgtcattcaaCAATATAAAGGGTGAAATTCCATCATGGCTGGGGAATTGCAGAAGCTTGACAACACTTGGATTTGTCAATAATAGTATGTCTGGCAAAATTCCGGCTTCTCTTGGTTTATTGAGCAACCTCACATATCTTCTACTTTCTCAGAACTCCCTGTCTAGACCAATTCCTCCTGAGATCGGTAACTGTCGGTTGCTGGAGTGgctagagttagatgcaaaccaGCTTGAGGGCACTGTTCCTAAAGAGTTTGCAAATTTACGGATTTTGTCAAAGCTCTTTCTGTTCGAGAATCACCTCGTAGGAGAGTTCCCTGAGAATATTTGGAGTATCCCAACCCTTGAGAGTGTCCTTATTTACAGTAACAGTTTCATGGGAAAGCTACCTGCAGTATTAGCTGAGCTGAAGTCCCTCCAGAACATTACACTATTTGATAATTTCTTCACTGGGTCATACCACCGAAGCTGGGTCTTAATAGTCATTTGGTCCAGATAG